From Panicum hallii strain FIL2 chromosome 2, PHallii_v3.1, whole genome shotgun sequence, a single genomic window includes:
- the LOC112882266 gene encoding beta-1,3-galactosyltransferase 6-like — translation MKTTSSHGLHGASLCTPYLLLVPLGLLAVLLVLPSLGSSNARSDGLGVLCGGAGADGYSVSSGADESKASAPPPRRAELFSLLVGVLTMPNRRERRDIVRMAYALQPPAPPGVARVDVRFVFCSVTDPVEAALVAVEARRHGDILVLNCTENMNDGKTHAYLSSVPRLFASAPYDYVMKTDDDTYLRVAALAEELRGKPRDDVYLGHGFAVGDDPMPFMHGMGYVVSWDVARWVSTNEEILRHNDTHGPEDLLVGKWLNIGGKGRNRYSLKPRMYDLNWFMDNFRPDTIAVHMLKDNRRWAAAFRYFNVTAGIKPSDLYHLP, via the coding sequence ATGAAGACCACCTCGTCGCACGGGCTCCACGGCGCGTCGCTCTGCACGCCGTACCTCCTCCTCGTGCCGCTCGGCCTGCTCGCCGTGCTGCTCGTGCTCCCGAGCCTCGGCTCCTCCAACGCCCGCTCcgacggcctcggcgtgctctgcggcggcgcgggcgccgacGGCTACTCCGTCTCCTCGGGGGCCGACGAGAGCAAggcctcggcgccgccgccgcggcgggcggaGTTGTTCAGCCTGCTCGTGGGCGTCCTGACCATGCCGAACCGGCGGGAGCGGCGGGACATCGTGCGGATGGCCTACGCGCTgcagccgccggcgccgcccggcgTGGCGCGCGTGGACGTCCGCTTCGTGTTCTGCAGCGTGACCGACCCCGTggaggcggcgctggtggcggtggaggcccgGCGGCACGGCGACATCCTGGTGCTCAACTGCACCGAGAACATGAACGACGGCAAGACGCACGCGTACCTCTCCTCGGTGCCGCGCCTCTTCGCGTCGGCCCCCTACGACTACGTGATGAAGACCGACGACGACACGTACCTGCGCGTGGCGGCGCTCGCCGAGGAGCTCCGCGGCAAGCCCCGCGACGACGTCTACCTCGGCCACGGCTTCGCCGTCGGGGACGACCCCATGCCGTTCATGCACGGGATGGGGTACGTCGTGTCGTGGGACGTGGCGCGGTGGGTGTCCACCAACGAGGAGATCCTGCGCCACAACGACACGCACGGGCCCGAGGACCTGCTCGTCGGCAAGTGGCTCAACATTGGCGGCAAGGGGAGGAACCGGTACAGCCTCAAGCCCCGGATGTACGACCTCAACTGGTTCATGGACAACTTCCGGCCGGACACCATCGCCGTGCACATGCTCAAGGACAACcgccggtgggcggcggcgttCAGGTACTTCAACGTCACCGCCGGGATCAAGCCCTCCGACCTGTACCATCTGCCGTGA
- the LOC112882303 gene encoding beta-1,3-galactosyltransferase 6-like — protein sequence MKPPTPTSYLLLAPLAIILLVFVLRPPSRASSDGLGALCARRAGFADVAVAPPAEASPSPSEPTQPEPDFSLLVGVLTMPSRRERRDIVRMAYALQPPAARARVDVRFVFCSVTDPVDAALLAVEARRHGDVVVLDCAENMNDGKTYAYLSSVPRLFASRPYDYVMKTDDDTYLRVAALAEELRGRPREDVYLGYGYAMGGQPMPFMHGMGYVVSWDVASWVAGADEILARNDTLGPEDLMVGKWLNLAGRGRNRYDLKPRMYDLSWDMDNFRPDTVAVHMLKDNRRWAAAFRYFNVTAGIEPSDLYHLP from the coding sequence ATGAAGCCGCCCACGCCCACCTCCTACCTCCTCCTCGCCCCGCTCGCGATCATCCTCCTCGTCTTCGTGCTCCGCCCTCCGTCCCGCGCCAGCTCCGACGGCCTCGGCGCCCTCtgcgcccgccgcgccggcttCGCCGACGTGGCCGTCGCGCCACCGGCCGaggcgtcgccgtcgccgtcggagCCGACGCAGCCGGAGCCCGACTTCAGCCTGCTCGTGGGCGTGCTGACGATGCCGAGCCGGCGGGAGCGGCGGGACATCGTGCGGATGGCCTACGCGCTGcagccgccggcggcgcgcgcgcgcgtggacgTCCGCTTCGTGTTCTGCAGCGTGACCGACCCCGTGGACGCGGCGCTGCTGGCGGTGGAGGCCCGGCGGCACGGCGACGTCGTGGTGCTGGACTGCGCCGAGAACATGAACGACGGCAAGACGTACGCGTACCTCTCCTCGGTGCCGCGCCTCTTCGCGTCGCGCCCCTACGACTACGTGATGAAGACCGACGACGACACGTACCTGCGGGTGGCGGCGCTCGCCGAGGAGCTCCGGGGCAGGCCCCGCGAGGACGTGTACCTGGGCTACGGCTACGCCATGGGCGGGCAGCCCATGCCGTTCATGCACGGCATGGGGTACGTCGTGTCGTGGGACGTCGCGAGCTGGGTGGCCGGCGCCGACGAGATCCTGGCGCGCAACGACACCCTAGGCCCCGAGGACCTCATGGTCGGCAAGTGGCTCAACCTCGCCGGCAGGGGCAGGAACCGGTACGACCTCAAGCCCCGGATGTACGACCTCAGCTGGGACATGGACAACTTCCGGCCGGACACCGTCGCCGTGCACATGCTCAAGGACAACCGCCGCTGGGCAGCGGCGTTCAGGTACTTCAACGTCACCGCCGGGATCGAGCCGTCCGACCTCTACCACCTCCCGTGA